One part of the Microlunatus elymi genome encodes these proteins:
- a CDS encoding EamA family transporter, with the protein MGWLTGVLRRVPAPMLIIAGIISLQVGAAIAKGLFGELPPIAFVWLRLLTTAVILLPVARPRLHGQSKHDLLVVLAFGCCLAIMNFAIYQAIARIPLGVAVTIEFLGPLTVAIVSSRRPRDLILVGLAGVGVALLGFTPHGLNVPGVAFALLAAASWAGYILLSRETGRRWPGISGLALASSVGAVGLAVPAILAAGDRLLEPKLLITGVLVGLMSSVIPYSLELSALRRIPPGVFGILMSLEPAAAALAAMLVIGEFLQPLQWIAVGCVVAASIGTTSTLRRPAVRERR; encoded by the coding sequence ATGGGCTGGCTGACCGGGGTGCTGCGTCGGGTCCCGGCGCCGATGTTGATCATCGCCGGAATCATCTCGCTGCAGGTCGGCGCGGCGATTGCCAAAGGGCTGTTTGGCGAGCTGCCGCCGATCGCCTTCGTCTGGCTGCGACTGCTGACGACGGCGGTGATCTTGCTGCCGGTTGCCCGGCCACGCCTGCACGGGCAGAGCAAGCACGATCTGCTGGTGGTACTGGCATTCGGCTGCTGCCTGGCGATCATGAACTTCGCCATCTATCAGGCCATCGCGCGGATCCCGCTCGGCGTCGCGGTCACGATCGAATTCCTCGGACCGCTGACGGTGGCGATCGTGTCGTCGCGGCGGCCGCGGGATTTGATCTTGGTCGGTCTGGCCGGTGTCGGTGTTGCCTTGTTGGGCTTCACGCCACACGGCTTGAACGTGCCCGGGGTCGCCTTCGCGTTGCTGGCCGCGGCGAGTTGGGCCGGGTACATCCTGCTCAGCCGGGAGACCGGGCGGCGATGGCCGGGCATCTCCGGACTGGCGCTGGCCAGTTCGGTCGGTGCGGTCGGGCTCGCAGTGCCGGCGATCCTGGCCGCCGGCGATCGGCTGCTGGAACCGAAGTTGTTGATCACCGGCGTACTGGTCGGACTGATGAGCTCGGTGATCCCGTACAGCCTGGAGTTGAGCGCCCTGCGGCGCATCCCGCCCGGCGTCTTCGGCATCCTGATGAGCCTGGAACCGGCCGCAGCGGCGCTGGCCGCGATGCTGGTGATCGGCGAGTTTCTGCAACCCCTGCAGTGGATTGCCGTCGGCTGTGTGGTCGCCGCCAGCATCGGCACCACCAGTACGCTGCGCCGTCCGGCCGTCCGGGAACGCCGCTGA
- a CDS encoding GNAT family N-acetyltransferase, translating to MDSAPLQDKPTLVGELITLRPFRPGDVDAMAAILADPEVLRLTGSTHSSGDTDRETGLPDDRLRQWYGSRNDQVDRLDLAIIDRDHDRLVGEVVLNDLDPGNESCSIRILIGPAGRNRGLGTEAMRLMVDHAFGTTQLHRLELEVYAFNPRAQRVYQKLGFVHEGRRRAALMFDGERIDAITMSILRPEWEQDRTARRAGQR from the coding sequence GTGGACAGCGCACCCCTCCAGGACAAGCCGACGTTGGTCGGAGAGCTGATCACGCTTCGGCCATTTCGGCCCGGTGATGTCGACGCGATGGCGGCGATCCTGGCCGATCCCGAGGTGCTGCGACTGACCGGCTCGACGCATTCGTCCGGCGACACCGACCGCGAGACCGGGCTGCCGGATGATCGGCTACGGCAGTGGTACGGCAGCAGGAACGATCAAGTCGACCGACTGGACCTGGCGATCATCGATCGTGATCATGATCGCCTCGTCGGCGAGGTGGTGCTGAATGATCTCGATCCCGGCAACGAATCCTGCAGCATCAGGATCCTGATCGGTCCGGCCGGCCGCAACCGAGGGCTCGGCACCGAGGCGATGCGGCTAATGGTCGATCACGCCTTCGGTACGACCCAGCTGCATCGGCTGGAGCTCGAGGTGTACGCGTTCAACCCGCGAGCGCAGCGCGTTTATCAGAAGCTCGGGTTCGTCCATGAGGGCCGACGCCGTGCCGCACTGATGTTCGACGGAGAACGGATCGACGCGATCACGATGTCGATCTTGAGGCCGGAGTGGGAACAGGATCGGACGGCTCGGCGAGCAGGACAGCGGTGA
- a CDS encoding IS1380 family transposase, with the protein MKLPHGWTRAVPMFDEEHLVSCAGLAPVMGLAERAGLSELLADRVRVDSAWVASSGVNPAGKVTSIIAGMAAGADCIDDLDVIRAGGTARLFKQVYAPATLGQFLRNLSHGHTSQLASVARAHLVNLVGCSDLLPGIEQRALIDIDSLLRPVYGHAKEGASFGHAKIAGKQVLRKGLSPLVTTISTTDGAPVVAGIRLRAGKAGSGRGAASMVTEAIGTARQAGATGEILVRGDSAYGNHLVAGACLDHGVRFSLVLTRNAALDQAIASIAEDAWTAVHYPGAVVDPDTGVLISDAQVAEVEAFTAFASTARPITARLVVRRVRDVARLDELFPVWRYHPFLTNSLESVTRADVTHRQHAIIETVHSDLIDGPLAHLPSGRFAANTAWAICAGICHNLLRAAGSLVGGRHAVARGATLRRHLIMVPARIARPARRKFLHLPAHWPWADQWLRLWHHVFTNSIGPPAAT; encoded by the coding sequence GTGAAACTACCTCATGGGTGGACGCGGGCTGTTCCGATGTTCGATGAGGAGCACCTGGTGTCGTGTGCCGGGCTGGCTCCGGTGATGGGTCTGGCCGAGCGGGCCGGCTTGTCGGAGTTGCTGGCCGACCGGGTTCGGGTCGATTCGGCATGGGTGGCCTCGTCTGGGGTCAACCCGGCGGGGAAGGTCACCTCGATCATCGCCGGGATGGCCGCAGGTGCGGACTGTATCGATGATCTGGACGTGATCCGGGCTGGTGGAACGGCGCGACTGTTCAAGCAGGTGTACGCGCCCGCGACCTTGGGTCAGTTCCTGCGCAACCTCAGCCATGGACACACCAGCCAGCTGGCGTCGGTGGCCCGAGCCCACCTGGTCAACCTCGTCGGCTGCAGCGACTTGTTGCCGGGGATCGAGCAGCGGGCGTTGATCGATATCGACTCGCTGCTCCGTCCGGTCTACGGGCATGCCAAGGAGGGTGCGAGTTTCGGGCACGCCAAGATCGCCGGCAAACAGGTGCTCCGCAAGGGCCTGTCGCCGCTGGTGACCACGATCAGCACTACCGACGGTGCCCCGGTAGTGGCGGGGATCCGGCTGAGGGCCGGGAAGGCCGGATCCGGGCGTGGTGCGGCATCGATGGTGACCGAGGCCATCGGCACCGCCCGACAGGCCGGCGCGACCGGCGAGATTTTGGTGCGGGGCGATTCGGCTTACGGCAACCACCTGGTCGCTGGAGCCTGCCTGGACCACGGCGTGCGGTTCTCACTGGTGTTGACCCGCAACGCCGCGCTCGACCAAGCGATTGCCTCGATCGCGGAGGATGCCTGGACTGCCGTGCACTATCCCGGTGCCGTCGTCGACCCCGACACCGGCGTGTTGATCTCCGACGCCCAGGTCGCCGAGGTCGAGGCGTTCACCGCCTTCGCCAGCACTGCCCGGCCGATCACCGCCCGGCTGGTCGTCCGCCGAGTGCGGGATGTCGCCAGGCTCGACGAGTTGTTCCCGGTGTGGCGCTACCACCCGTTCCTGACCAACAGTCTCGAATCCGTCACCCGAGCCGATGTGACCCATCGCCAACACGCGATCATCGAAACCGTGCACTCGGATCTGATCGACGGCCCGTTGGCTCACCTGCCGTCGGGCCGATTCGCCGCCAACACAGCCTGGGCGATCTGCGCCGGGATCTGTCACAACCTGCTCCGCGCCGCCGGCAGCCTGGTCGGCGGCCGGCATGCCGTGGCTCGGGGAGCCACCCTGCGCCGGCACCTGATCATGGTGCCCGCCCGGATCGCGCGGCCGGCCCGCCGAAAGTTCCTGCACCTACCCGCTCACTGGCCCTGGGCCGATCAGTGGCTCCGATTGTGGCACCACGTGTTCACCAACAGCATCGGGCCACCGGCAGCCACATAG
- a CDS encoding BsuPI-related putative proteinase inhibitor, which translates to MPTNLKAGIKGDGHQVRIGAAVDFRLTLTNRSDQSCLLDLNADNYELKVYSGTDRIWSTDDCTRLVTDRKQTLEPGEAAAWKISWNGKRSRHGKSCQTGPEIPRAGYYYATSQLNGAKPVQYLLILK; encoded by the coding sequence ATGCCTACGAATCTGAAGGCGGGCATCAAGGGCGACGGCCATCAGGTGCGGATCGGGGCAGCCGTTGACTTCCGGCTGACCCTGACCAACCGTTCCGATCAGAGTTGCCTGCTCGATCTCAACGCCGACAACTACGAACTGAAGGTCTACTCCGGCACGGATCGGATCTGGTCCACCGACGATTGCACCCGGCTGGTCACCGATCGCAAGCAGACACTGGAACCCGGCGAGGCGGCAGCGTGGAAGATCTCCTGGAACGGCAAGCGCTCCCGTCACGGTAAGTCCTGCCAGACCGGCCCGGAGATCCCGCGGGCCGGCTACTACTACGCCACCTCGCAACTCAACGGAGCCAAGCCGGTGCAGTACCTGCTGATCTTGAAGTAG
- a CDS encoding FCD domain-containing protein, with product MQKHESLQDSVLNALVSDLRSRTRLLGLTPLLESGQLQTSAAEHHELLDLIEARDADGAFELMERHIGHVRTEWAGPRQ from the coding sequence TTGCAGAAGCATGAGTCCCTGCAGGACTCGGTGCTCAACGCACTCGTGTCGGACCTGCGCTCGCGGACCCGGCTGCTCGGGCTGACGCCGCTGCTGGAGAGCGGCCAGTTGCAGACCTCCGCCGCCGAGCATCACGAGTTGCTGGACCTGATCGAGGCACGCGACGCGGACGGCGCGTTCGAGCTGATGGAGCGGCACATCGGTCACGTCCGCACCGAATGGGCCGGTCCCCGGCAGTGA
- a CDS encoding aldo/keto reductase — MRNDVPTVGLSHGAQMPQVGLGTWPMDDAETAEAVVTAIECGYRLFDTAENYRNESGVGQGIKEAGIPRNQVFITTKFNKQWHSVDGARQAFESAAERLGTDYIDLLMIHWPNPDQDRYVDAWKGMVQLLKEGLIKAVGTSNFKPAHLDRIIAETGVAPDVNQINLNPYATRDATVNYHREHKIVTESWSPIKPSSMLHERVITELAELYQRTPAQIVLRWHTQLGFVTVPKSATPSRIRDNISIFNFELTTEQLESISALNRGEAHVTDSDGFGH, encoded by the coding sequence ATGAGAAACGATGTACCGACCGTCGGACTCTCCCACGGCGCGCAGATGCCGCAAGTGGGCCTGGGCACCTGGCCGATGGATGACGCCGAGACAGCAGAGGCCGTGGTGACCGCGATCGAGTGCGGTTATCGGCTGTTCGACACGGCCGAGAACTATCGCAACGAGTCCGGCGTCGGGCAGGGCATCAAGGAAGCGGGGATCCCTCGCAACCAGGTCTTCATCACCACCAAGTTCAACAAGCAGTGGCACAGCGTCGACGGTGCTCGGCAGGCGTTCGAGAGTGCCGCCGAGAGGCTGGGCACCGACTACATCGACCTGCTGATGATCCATTGGCCCAACCCGGACCAAGATCGTTATGTCGACGCCTGGAAGGGCATGGTGCAGCTGCTCAAGGAGGGTTTGATCAAGGCCGTCGGCACCTCGAACTTCAAGCCGGCGCACCTTGATCGGATCATCGCCGAGACCGGCGTTGCGCCCGACGTCAACCAGATCAACCTGAACCCGTACGCGACTCGGGACGCGACCGTCAACTACCACCGCGAGCACAAGATCGTCACCGAGTCGTGGAGTCCGATCAAGCCGTCGTCGATGCTGCACGAGCGGGTGATCACCGAGTTGGCCGAGCTGTACCAACGTACGCCGGCGCAGATCGTGTTGCGCTGGCACACCCAACTCGGTTTCGTCACGGTGCCGAAGTCAGCCACCCCGTCCCGGATCCGGGACAACATCTCGATCTTCAACTTCGAGCTGACCACCGAACAACTGGAGTCGATCAGCGCGCTGAACCGCGGCGAGGCGCACGTCACCGACTCCGACGGGTTCGGCCACTGA
- a CDS encoding dihydrodipicolinate synthase family protein → MSKPDLGGVVVATALPYRKDGAAPAGLAVDHDKYAEHCDWLISNGCHGVGPNGSLGEYSSLTDDERRQVVRTAVSAVDRRGIVIAGVHAPGSHQAKQWAELAGEDGADAVLCLPPTMYRASHAQIIDHYTEVASVGLPVMIYNNPIDTKVDLVPELVAELSRIENVVAVKEFSGDVRRAFEISELCSIDVIAGADDVLFELLVDGAVGWFAGFPNVFPAESVELYHLVRAGRINEARDLYRELVAVFRWDSRTEFVQAIKLGMDMVGRFGGPCRPPRGALTAQHEVQVRTEMEHAIKFLAERTPSDLVAN, encoded by the coding sequence ATGAGTAAACCCGACCTTGGCGGAGTCGTCGTCGCGACCGCGCTCCCCTACCGCAAGGACGGCGCCGCTCCCGCCGGCCTCGCCGTCGACCACGACAAGTACGCCGAGCACTGCGACTGGCTGATCAGCAACGGTTGCCACGGCGTCGGCCCGAACGGATCGCTGGGCGAATACTCCTCGCTCACCGACGATGAACGCCGGCAGGTTGTCCGCACCGCGGTGTCCGCGGTCGACCGGCGCGGCATCGTGATCGCCGGCGTTCACGCGCCCGGATCGCACCAGGCCAAGCAGTGGGCCGAGCTCGCCGGCGAGGACGGGGCCGACGCCGTACTCTGCCTGCCACCGACGATGTATCGCGCCAGTCACGCGCAGATCATCGACCACTACACCGAAGTCGCCTCGGTCGGCCTGCCGGTGATGATCTACAACAACCCGATCGACACCAAAGTCGATCTTGTGCCGGAGCTGGTCGCGGAGTTGTCTCGGATCGAGAATGTCGTTGCGGTGAAGGAGTTCTCCGGCGATGTGCGACGCGCGTTCGAGATCTCCGAGCTCTGCAGCATCGATGTCATCGCCGGTGCCGACGATGTCCTGTTCGAGCTGTTGGTCGATGGCGCGGTCGGTTGGTTCGCCGGCTTCCCGAACGTCTTCCCGGCAGAGTCGGTCGAGCTCTACCACCTCGTACGAGCCGGTCGGATCAACGAAGCACGTGACCTGTACCGCGAATTGGTGGCCGTGTTCCGCTGGGACTCGCGGACCGAATTCGTCCAGGCGATCAAGCTGGGCATGGACATGGTCGGCCGCTTCGGCGGCCCGTGCCGCCCACCACGGGGAGCACTGACGGCGCAGCACGAAGTCCAGGTGCGCACCGAGATGGAGCACGCGATCAAGTTCCTCGCCGAACGGACCCCGAGCGACCTGGTCGCGAACTGA
- a CDS encoding HhH-GPD family protein, with amino-acid sequence MSRSTVVTKTLRWYAGAARDLPWRRPDASPWSIMVSEFMLQQTPVSRVLQPWQQWIERWPTPTALAEAPSGEAVRAWGRLGYPRRALRLHRAATAIRDDHDGHVPDDYAALRALPGVGDYTAAAIASFAFGQRHIVLDTNVRRVQTRIALGVEFPHTSATAAERVLAEDFLPSRAERAAAWAVASMELGALVCTARTPDCDVCPVRTECSWHRAGRPSWDGPPRVGQRYHGTDRQCRGALLSVLRSADAPVAEDELLVAWPDQRQAERARDTLLADGLMIMDADGCSLPR; translated from the coding sequence GTGAGCCGTTCGACCGTGGTGACGAAGACGCTGCGATGGTACGCCGGCGCCGCGCGGGATCTGCCCTGGCGCCGGCCCGACGCGTCGCCGTGGTCGATCATGGTCAGCGAATTCATGCTGCAACAGACGCCGGTCTCTCGGGTGCTGCAGCCCTGGCAGCAATGGATCGAACGATGGCCGACACCGACCGCACTGGCAGAGGCCCCCAGTGGCGAGGCCGTACGGGCTTGGGGCCGACTCGGTTATCCACGCCGGGCCTTGCGGCTGCACCGGGCGGCCACCGCGATCCGTGATGATCATGACGGTCACGTGCCCGACGACTACGCCGCCCTTCGCGCATTGCCCGGGGTCGGCGACTACACCGCCGCCGCGATCGCCAGCTTCGCCTTCGGACAACGCCACATCGTGCTGGACACCAATGTCCGCCGGGTGCAGACCCGGATCGCTCTCGGGGTCGAGTTTCCGCACACCTCGGCAACGGCCGCCGAACGCGTACTGGCCGAGGATTTCCTGCCCAGCAGGGCAGAACGGGCTGCTGCTTGGGCGGTGGCGTCGATGGAGCTCGGTGCACTGGTCTGCACCGCCCGAACGCCTGATTGTGACGTCTGCCCGGTGCGTACGGAGTGCAGCTGGCATCGGGCCGGCCGTCCCTCCTGGGATGGTCCGCCCCGGGTCGGGCAGCGCTACCACGGCACCGACCGGCAATGCCGCGGTGCGCTGCTGTCGGTGCTGCGATCGGCCGATGCGCCGGTCGCCGAGGACGAGTTGCTGGTGGCTTGGCCGGATCAACGCCAGGCCGAGCGAGCCCGGGACACGCTGCTGGCCGACGGCCTGATGATCATGGACGCGGACGGCTGTTCACTGCCGCGTTGA
- a CDS encoding (2Fe-2S)-binding protein has protein sequence MKDPFADSVITLQVQGQQISARAGQTVAAAMLAAGRLSWRTTARGRRPRGVFCGIGVCFDCLVTVNGIRDIRACQRRATDGDVIEFQDEALPKIPGGE, from the coding sequence ATGAAGGATCCGTTCGCCGATTCCGTGATCACCCTGCAGGTCCAGGGTCAGCAGATCTCTGCCAGGGCAGGACAAACCGTTGCCGCTGCGATGCTGGCCGCCGGCCGCCTCTCCTGGCGCACCACCGCGCGCGGCCGGCGGCCCCGCGGTGTTTTCTGCGGAATCGGCGTCTGCTTCGACTGTCTGGTCACCGTCAACGGCATCCGCGACATCCGCGCCTGTCAGCGGCGCGCCACCGACGGCGACGTGATCGAATTCCAGGACGAGGCGCTACCCAAGATCCCCGGAGGCGAATGA
- a CDS encoding NAD(P)/FAD-dependent oxidoreductase yields the protein MRSDAIVIGAGIIGAACAHALARSGLSVTVIEEKAAASGTSGQGEGNLLVSDKGPGAELELARYSLGLWDEIEDQLRERLPRGFGSMEYERKGGLVVATTADGAAPLLRFAEDQQQAGVDARPIDHDQALELEPHVNPEITAAVHYPEDAQVQPVIATEALLAAARSHGARTIFGERVIGSVRGADDKIIGVRTTAGVRRAELVVLACGPWAADVAESLGTWIPVRPRRGVILVTTRMPHRIFHKVYDADYVGAVESDDQDLQTSSVIESTAAGTVLVGSSRRQSGFDTALDLPSVREIARKAVRIFPFLAEAAVMRVYGGFRPFMPDHLPVIGPDPRIDGLWHAGGHEGAGIGLSLGTAEMLTDLIMGRRPAIDHTPFDPARPSLLEGAAR from the coding sequence ATGCGCAGCGATGCGATCGTGATCGGCGCCGGCATCATCGGCGCCGCGTGTGCGCATGCGCTTGCCCGGTCCGGACTGTCGGTCACCGTGATCGAGGAGAAGGCGGCGGCATCCGGGACCAGCGGCCAAGGCGAGGGCAACTTGCTGGTCTCCGACAAGGGCCCGGGCGCCGAGCTCGAGCTTGCTCGCTACTCCCTCGGTCTCTGGGACGAGATCGAAGATCAACTTCGGGAACGACTGCCGAGGGGCTTCGGATCGATGGAGTACGAGCGCAAGGGCGGCCTGGTGGTGGCCACGACGGCCGACGGCGCCGCTCCGCTCCTCCGATTCGCTGAAGATCAACAACAAGCAGGCGTCGACGCCCGGCCGATCGATCATGATCAAGCGCTCGAGCTGGAACCGCACGTCAATCCCGAGATCACCGCCGCCGTGCACTACCCCGAGGATGCCCAGGTGCAGCCGGTGATCGCCACCGAAGCCCTGCTCGCGGCCGCACGCAGCCACGGCGCGCGCACCATCTTCGGCGAGCGCGTGATCGGCTCGGTCCGCGGCGCCGACGACAAGATCATCGGGGTCCGCACCACAGCCGGCGTTCGCCGAGCCGAACTGGTTGTCCTGGCCTGCGGGCCGTGGGCGGCCGACGTCGCAGAGTCGCTGGGCACCTGGATCCCGGTACGGCCCCGGCGCGGAGTCATCCTGGTCACCACGCGGATGCCACATCGGATCTTTCACAAGGTGTACGACGCCGACTACGTCGGTGCCGTCGAATCCGATGATCAAGATCTGCAGACCTCGAGCGTGATCGAATCCACCGCGGCCGGCACCGTGCTGGTCGGGTCGTCGCGACGGCAGTCCGGCTTCGACACCGCGCTGGATCTTCCTTCTGTACGAGAGATCGCCCGCAAGGCGGTGCGCATCTTTCCCTTCCTCGCCGAGGCTGCCGTGATGCGGGTCTACGGCGGTTTTCGTCCCTTCATGCCTGACCACCTGCCGGTGATCGGGCCCGATCCGCGCATCGACGGCCTCTGGCACGCCGGCGGCCACGAGGGCGCGGGGATCGGCCTGTCCCTCGGCACCGCCGAAATGCTGACCGATCTGATCATGGGCCGCCGGCCGGCGATCGACCACACCCCGTTCGATCCCGCCCGCCCGAGTCTGCTCGAAGGCGCCGCCCGATGA
- a CDS encoding proline racemase family protein gives MRSSRVIQAVDTHTEGMPTRVVTGGIGTIPGETANERRLHFIEHLDHLRHFLMDEPRGHGAMSGAILQPPTRPDADWGVVYIEVSGCLPMCGHGTIGVATALVEAGMVTVTEPVTTIRLDTPAGLVIANVAVSDGHADSVTIENVPSFTERLDATIDVPGHGSISYSLAFGGNYYAMVNLDDVGLPFDRACKDDILGCGLAIMDAINSLDPPKHPEIAGVDHCHHVEFIASGSDARHSRHAMAIHPGWFDRSPCGTGTSARMAELWSRGELALNTDFVNESFIGGHFVGRLIGETTVGDRAAVLPTITGRAWVSGLGQYLLDPSDPFPAGFIF, from the coding sequence ATGAGATCGTCTCGAGTCATTCAGGCCGTCGACACCCACACCGAGGGGATGCCGACGCGCGTCGTCACCGGCGGCATCGGCACCATCCCGGGCGAGACAGCCAACGAGCGTCGGCTCCACTTCATCGAGCACCTTGATCATCTTCGGCACTTCCTGATGGACGAGCCACGCGGCCACGGTGCGATGAGCGGCGCCATTCTGCAGCCGCCGACCCGCCCGGACGCCGACTGGGGCGTGGTCTACATCGAGGTGTCCGGATGCCTGCCGATGTGCGGGCACGGCACGATCGGCGTTGCCACCGCCCTGGTCGAGGCCGGCATGGTGACCGTGACCGAGCCGGTCACCACGATCCGGCTGGACACTCCGGCCGGACTGGTGATCGCCAACGTCGCGGTCAGCGACGGGCACGCGGACTCGGTCACCATCGAGAACGTGCCGTCCTTCACCGAACGACTCGACGCCACCATCGACGTACCCGGCCACGGCAGCATCTCGTACTCGCTGGCCTTCGGCGGCAACTACTACGCGATGGTGAATCTGGACGATGTCGGGCTGCCGTTCGATCGGGCCTGCAAGGACGACATCCTGGGCTGCGGGCTGGCGATCATGGATGCGATCAACAGTCTCGATCCGCCCAAGCATCCCGAGATCGCCGGTGTTGATCATTGCCATCATGTCGAGTTCATCGCGTCCGGCTCGGATGCTCGGCACTCCCGGCATGCGATGGCCATCCATCCCGGTTGGTTCGACCGATCCCCTTGTGGCACAGGAACTTCGGCCCGGATGGCGGAGCTGTGGTCTCGTGGCGAGCTGGCGTTGAACACCGACTTCGTCAACGAGTCGTTCATCGGCGGGCACTTCGTCGGTCGGCTGATCGGCGAGACAACGGTCGGTGATCGCGCCGCCGTGCTGCCGACCATCACCGGCCGTGCCTGGGTCAGCGGCCTCGGACAATATCTGCTCGATCCCAGCGACCCGTTCCCGGCCGGCTTCATCTTCTGA
- a CDS encoding FAD-dependent oxidoreductase, producing the protein MMKSVIVIGGGPSGLAAAEAALQNGAEVILLDAGERLGGQFWRHPPDDIPVDRTLQHNWRRFTELNQLIRSHPAARVVTEAQVWAIDHDQHGAPRVHAAIGPADAADRHQATFSADSLIIATGAHDHTLPFPGWDLPGVFTGGAAQSLVKSERVAVGKRAVVAGAGPFLLPVAASLARIGSQVLGVYEASRVGRLASGWLPNAPWLIGKGPEFAGYLARLARHRIPYRIGHAVVRAHGRDAVEGVTIAKVDRHWRPVPGTERDLEADAVCVSHGFTPRLELAIAAGCKITTDRFVEVDHGQRTSQSGVFAVGETTGIGGSDLALIEGRIAGHLAAGGELDDPALKEVRVRQRRLEHLARSVRIGHAPGSRWTEWLTEDTVMCRCEEVSYAQLRSVLDGTTSSGLRSIKLTSRAGLGPCQGRMCGRAIEHIVTAGGTRPVTDGVMIDRRPIAAPIRFSELAEGESAITTDQEASRNE; encoded by the coding sequence ATGATGAAGTCGGTCATCGTCATCGGTGGCGGCCCGTCCGGCCTGGCGGCTGCCGAAGCGGCCTTGCAGAACGGCGCGGAAGTGATCCTGCTCGACGCCGGTGAACGGCTCGGCGGCCAGTTCTGGCGCCACCCGCCCGACGACATTCCGGTGGATCGCACCCTGCAGCACAACTGGCGCCGCTTCACCGAGCTGAATCAGCTGATCCGCAGCCATCCGGCAGCGCGAGTGGTCACCGAGGCCCAGGTCTGGGCGATCGACCATGATCAACACGGGGCGCCGCGCGTGCATGCCGCGATCGGTCCGGCCGATGCCGCGGATCGCCACCAGGCAACATTCTCCGCCGACTCGCTGATCATCGCCACCGGCGCACATGATCACACACTTCCCTTCCCTGGTTGGGACCTGCCGGGAGTCTTCACCGGTGGCGCAGCCCAATCGCTGGTCAAGTCGGAACGCGTCGCCGTCGGGAAGCGGGCGGTGGTGGCCGGCGCCGGTCCGTTCCTGCTGCCGGTCGCGGCCTCCTTGGCACGGATCGGGTCCCAGGTGCTGGGAGTGTACGAGGCCAGCCGGGTCGGCCGACTCGCCTCCGGCTGGCTGCCGAATGCACCCTGGCTGATCGGCAAGGGCCCGGAGTTCGCCGGATATCTGGCGAGACTCGCCCGGCACCGGATCCCGTACCGGATCGGGCATGCGGTCGTCCGCGCGCACGGGCGCGACGCCGTCGAGGGCGTCACGATCGCCAAGGTCGACCGTCATTGGCGCCCTGTTCCCGGCACCGAACGCGACCTGGAAGCGGATGCGGTGTGCGTCAGCCACGGCTTCACGCCACGCCTGGAACTGGCGATCGCAGCCGGTTGCAAGATCACCACTGACAGGTTCGTCGAAGTTGATCATGGACAAAGAACGTCGCAGTCAGGCGTCTTCGCGGTCGGTGAGACGACCGGCATCGGCGGTTCTGATCTTGCTCTGATCGAGGGCCGGATCGCCGGTCATCTCGCGGCCGGCGGCGAACTCGATGACCCAGCGTTGAAGGAGGTCCGGGTTCGGCAACGTCGTCTCGAGCATCTGGCCCGTAGCGTCCGGATCGGTCACGCTCCGGGATCACGGTGGACCGAGTGGCTCACCGAGGACACCGTGATGTGCCGGTGCGAAGAGGTCAGCTACGCCCAGCTTCGTAGCGTGCTCGACGGCACCACCTCAAGCGGTCTCCGCTCGATCAAACTCACCAGCCGGGCCGGCCTGGGTCCCTGCCAGGGCAGGATGTGCGGCCGAGCCATCGAACACATCGTCACCGCCGGCGGGACCCGGCCGGTGACCGACGGTGTGATGATCGACCGACGGCCGATCGCCGCGCCGATCCGATTTTCCGAACTCGCCGAAGGCGAGAGCGCCATCACCACTGACCAGGAGGCAAGCAGGAATGAGTAA